One Tursiops truncatus isolate mTurTru1 chromosome 3, mTurTru1.mat.Y, whole genome shotgun sequence DNA segment encodes these proteins:
- the LOC109549034 gene encoding large ribosomal subunit protein eL21-like, with protein MTNTEGKRRGTRYMFSRPFRKHGVVPLATYMQIYKKGDIVDIKGMGAVPKGMSHKCYHGKTGRVYNVTQHAVGIIVNKQVKGKILAKRINVRIKHIKHSKSQDSFLKRVKENNQKKKEAKEKGIWVQLKRRPAPPREAHFMRTNGKEPELLEPIPYEFMA; from the coding sequence ATGACCAAcacagagggaaagaggaggggcaCCCGCTACATGTTCTCTAGGCCTTTTAGAAAACATGGAGTTGTTCCTTTGGCCACATACATGCAAATCTACAAGAAAGGTGATATTGTAGATATCAAGGGAATGGGAGCTGTTCCAAAAGGAATGTCCCACAAATGTTACCATGGCAAAACTGGGAGAGTCTACAATGTTACCCAGCATGCTGTTGGCATCATTGTAAACAAACAAGTTAAGGGCAAGATTCTTGCCAAGAGAATTAATGTGCGTATCAAGCATATTAAGCACTCTAAGAGCCAAGATAGCTTCCTGAAACGGGtgaaggaaaataatcagaaaaagaaggaagccaaagagaaaggtATTTGGGTTCAACTGAAGCGCCGGCCTGCCCCACCCAGAGAAGCACACTTCATGAGAACCAATGGAAAGGAGCCTGAACTGTTGGAGCCCATTCCCTATGAATTCATGGCATAA